A portion of the Paenibacillus sp. PvR098 genome contains these proteins:
- a CDS encoding DUF2848 domain-containing protein: MNWAPQRLVIAGYTNKDQEAVKHHIEELKELGVPAPRTVPMMYDLSPELLSNSDCISVVGNDSSGEAEVVLLDIDGTWYIGLGSDHTDRVLETVSIQKSKQVCAKMITRELWTLESIAEHWDEIELNSWVQVDGEEVLYQSGALSAFLNPMQLLEIVKQRGYDSPGIALYCGTLPLKREFHFGGMFKAELHDKKNNKTLTLSYETRVLKDSEMD; this comes from the coding sequence TTGAACTGGGCACCACAAAGACTTGTCATCGCAGGATATACAAATAAAGATCAGGAAGCGGTCAAACACCATATCGAAGAATTAAAAGAGCTGGGGGTGCCGGCTCCCCGGACGGTTCCCATGATGTATGATCTTTCGCCGGAATTACTAAGTAACTCTGACTGTATTAGCGTTGTTGGCAATGACAGCAGTGGCGAGGCTGAGGTTGTTCTATTGGATATCGATGGTACTTGGTATATCGGTTTGGGCAGTGATCATACGGATCGGGTGCTTGAGACCGTATCGATTCAAAAGTCAAAGCAGGTTTGCGCGAAAATGATTACCCGAGAGCTATGGACATTGGAATCGATTGCGGAGCACTGGGACGAGATTGAACTTAATAGTTGGGTTCAGGTTGACGGGGAAGAGGTATTATACCAGTCCGGAGCGTTAAGCGCATTTTTGAACCCGATGCAGCTGCTTGAAATTGTTAAACAACGCGGGTATGACAGTCCCGGCATTGCACTTTACTGCGGCACATTGCCTTTGAAGAGGGAATTTCACTTCGGAGGTATGTTCAAAGCGGAACTGCACGATAAGAAAAACAATAAAACACTTACCTTAAGCTATGAAACTAGAGTCTTAAAGGATTCAGAGATGGACTAA
- a CDS encoding glutathione peroxidase — protein MTIYDFEVEKTNGDKVSLSNYKGKVLLIVNTASKCKFTPQFDDLQKLYEQYREYGFEILGFPCNQFGEQEPGSNEEAASYCQINYGVKFPVFSKIEVNGSQASPLFEYLKKEAPFQGFDESNINAKLLKMMISEKNPEWLVGDSIKWNFTKFLVNQEGEVLRRYEPSEEPADITNDIARLVQA, from the coding sequence ATGACGATATATGATTTTGAGGTTGAAAAAACAAATGGGGACAAAGTATCTTTGTCAAATTATAAAGGAAAAGTGCTTTTAATCGTAAATACAGCAAGTAAATGTAAATTCACGCCGCAATTTGATGATTTGCAAAAGCTTTATGAGCAGTATCGTGAATATGGATTTGAAATTCTCGGCTTTCCTTGTAATCAATTTGGCGAGCAGGAGCCTGGAAGCAATGAAGAAGCCGCTTCCTATTGCCAGATTAATTATGGCGTGAAATTTCCGGTGTTCTCCAAAATTGAAGTAAACGGAAGTCAGGCGAGCCCGCTGTTCGAGTATTTAAAAAAGGAAGCTCCCTTTCAAGGGTTTGATGAATCGAATATCAATGCAAAGCTGCTCAAAATGATGATTAGTGAAAAGAATCCGGAGTGGTTAGTCGGCGATTCGATTAAATGGAACTTTACGAAGTTTCTAGTGAACCAGGAAGGAGAAGTTTTGCGAAGATACGAGCCTTCAGAAGAGCCGGCTGATATTACTAACGATATAGCAAGGTTGGTTCAAGCATAA
- a CDS encoding 3-dehydroquinate dehydratase: MKVFVTIQNKEIPVFADSLNKKTLKLLKTALDNKVETGRHALKKCLQTLISIEVVGCEAILHSLNERDSLALSLY, from the coding sequence ATGAAAGTGTTCGTCACTATTCAAAACAAAGAGATCCCCGTTTTCGCCGACAGCTTGAATAAAAAAACATTAAAACTTTTGAAGACGGCGTTGGACAATAAGGTGGAGACAGGAAGACATGCTTTGAAGAAATGCCTTCAAACGTTAATTAGCATTGAAGTAGTGGGATGCGAAGCCATCCTTCATTCGCTGAACGAAAGGGATTCGTTGGCTCTCTCGCTTTATTAA
- a CDS encoding helix-turn-helix domain-containing protein — translation MEYALEIRLSAAMERMKYTSITLEQIAESCGFGGYSYFHRVFKEHYGVSSGVYRSGSGQERTSRRAPAEKISPKKVLRTKRRTFYMTMILC, via the coding sequence ATGGAGTATGCCCTTGAAATCCGCTTATCCGCCGCCATGGAACGGATGAAGTACACGTCGATAACTTTAGAGCAGATTGCCGAGAGCTGCGGCTTTGGAGGGTATTCTTACTTCCATAGAGTATTTAAGGAGCATTACGGTGTATCCTCTGGGGTTTATCGCAGCGGCAGCGGACAAGAAAGAACGTCGCGGCGGGCTCCTGCAGAGAAAATTTCGCCAAAAAAGGTCCTCCGCACAAAGCGAAGGACCTTTTACATGACTATGATCTTATGTTAA
- a CDS encoding universal stress protein — protein MPYSHILVAFDGSKEADKALASAMQLINVMPGAKLEVIHVFNMPVIIFGEAMITPPADSSRIEYEHAELIVEKAKQTLSGLVRGEVFMKQGEPSKTIVSYAQESNCDLIVIGSRGLSAIGEFMLGSVSHYVLKHAKIPVLVVK, from the coding sequence ATGCCGTATTCGCATATTTTGGTCGCTTTTGACGGATCCAAAGAAGCGGACAAAGCGTTGGCTTCGGCGATGCAATTGATTAATGTTATGCCGGGCGCGAAGCTTGAGGTCATTCACGTGTTTAATATGCCGGTCATTATTTTTGGCGAAGCCATGATTACCCCACCGGCGGATTCAAGCCGAATTGAGTATGAGCATGCCGAATTGATCGTAGAGAAAGCGAAGCAGACGCTTTCCGGATTAGTCCGCGGGGAAGTCTTTATGAAGCAAGGAGAACCGTCCAAAACCATCGTAAGCTATGCCCAGGAAAGCAACTGTGATTTAATCGTGATCGGAAGCAGGGGACTAAGCGCAATCGGAGAATTCATGCTGGGCAGCGTAAGCCACTATGTATTGAAGCATGCCAAGATTCCGGTACTTGTAGTAAAGTGA
- a CDS encoding PAS domain S-box protein has translation MANDNLINHPLFLLSFHHSPTGMALVASSGRCLAANKALYGLLGYSEPELTGRMMVDLCHPDSLDHMSDFWNSLHLLSDESAIHRAELNWLHREGYHVPLSITASKYIGEQNSSEAYYILYLNRFEVNHSLQSERGDFSREHGNSLNSLKQDRGCQQLYELIAVNSQDIITYCDLDGVILYTSPAVYHQLGYQAEELVGKSSCDLIHPEDLLQIQSAYDNEDSDEKIHICRALHKQGHYIWMESSVKLVRDPNGQVSNILTVGRDISTRKQSEEALLKSEEKYRMLIEEMPEALLIQQDGKWVCVNEMAVKLLGAADRSDLLYKPINDFIDPDVLEAAYNLSDTIRNGAFVPTFKGKFMKVQGESVEVEFSAVPTWYENQFAVRIIAKDISEARKAQELLQNSEKLSLVGQLAAGIAHEIRNPLTAVKGFIQLLKSGVADKQLYYDIISSEISRIEQILGEMLMLAKPKAVQFMPVDIHRLLAHVTTLIESQAVMNSIEIDKECEQGLPFIDGDENQLKQVFINLMKNAIEAMPSGGKLTVRANKKGENRIVVRVIDQGTGIPADQLERIGHPFFTTKEHGTGLGMMVSFQIIESHGGQVSISSEIGQGTTIEIVLPVSVNGGKP, from the coding sequence ATGGCTAACGACAATCTTATTAATCACCCCTTGTTTCTCCTAAGCTTCCATCATTCGCCGACAGGCATGGCTCTTGTGGCTTCTTCAGGCCGTTGTCTGGCAGCCAATAAGGCTTTATATGGGCTTTTAGGTTATTCAGAACCGGAATTAACCGGACGGATGATGGTTGACTTATGCCACCCTGACAGCTTGGATCATATGAGTGATTTTTGGAATAGCCTGCATTTGCTCTCAGATGAAAGCGCTATCCATCGAGCTGAATTAAACTGGCTTCACCGCGAAGGATATCATGTACCGTTAAGTATAACGGCTTCCAAATACATAGGGGAACAAAATAGTTCGGAAGCCTATTACATTTTATATTTGAACAGGTTCGAGGTTAATCATTCGCTGCAGAGTGAGCGGGGGGACTTCTCCAGAGAACACGGCAATAGCCTGAACAGCTTGAAGCAAGATCGGGGATGCCAGCAGCTTTATGAACTGATCGCGGTTAATTCGCAAGATATTATTACGTATTGCGATTTGGATGGCGTAATCCTTTATACCTCTCCGGCGGTGTACCACCAATTGGGGTACCAGGCGGAGGAGCTGGTCGGGAAAAGTTCTTGTGATTTGATTCATCCAGAGGATCTGCTGCAAATACAAAGCGCATACGATAATGAGGATTCGGATGAAAAAATACATATTTGTCGGGCCTTGCATAAACAAGGTCACTATATTTGGATGGAAAGCTCCGTCAAACTGGTAAGAGACCCAAATGGCCAGGTAAGTAACATATTGACGGTGGGGCGCGATATCTCGACCAGAAAACAGTCGGAGGAGGCGCTTCTAAAGAGCGAGGAAAAATACCGGATGCTCATTGAAGAAATGCCGGAAGCGCTCCTCATTCAGCAGGACGGCAAATGGGTCTGTGTGAATGAAATGGCTGTGAAGCTTCTGGGCGCCGCGGATCGAAGCGACCTGCTGTATAAACCGATCAACGATTTTATCGATCCCGACGTTCTTGAAGCAGCCTACAACCTGAGCGATACCATTAGAAATGGTGCATTTGTTCCGACATTCAAAGGAAAGTTTATGAAGGTGCAGGGAGAGTCTGTCGAGGTGGAGTTCTCGGCCGTTCCCACCTGGTATGAGAATCAATTTGCTGTCCGAATCATAGCAAAAGATATAAGTGAAGCCCGCAAGGCGCAGGAGCTTCTGCAAAATTCGGAGAAGCTGTCGCTCGTCGGACAGCTGGCCGCGGGAATTGCCCATGAAATCCGCAATCCGCTGACTGCGGTCAAAGGCTTTATCCAGCTTTTGAAATCGGGGGTGGCAGACAAGCAGCTATATTATGACATCATCTCATCGGAAATCAGCCGGATCGAACAAATCCTGGGCGAAATGTTGATGCTGGCCAAGCCGAAGGCGGTTCAATTCATGCCGGTGGACATTCACCGTTTGCTGGCGCACGTCACGACCTTGATCGAATCCCAGGCGGTGATGAACAGTATCGAAATCGATAAAGAATGCGAACAGGGCCTTCCATTCATCGATGGTGATGAGAATCAACTCAAGCAGGTGTTCATTAATCTGATGAAAAATGCGATTGAAGCGATGCCGAGTGGCGGTAAGCTTACGGTTCGGGCGAACAAGAAGGGCGAGAACCGGATCGTCGTCCGGGTCATCGATCAAGGCACCGGCATACCTGCCGATCAGTTGGAGCGGATCGGTCATCCGTTCTTTACGACCAAGGAACACGGAACAGGGCTTGGGATGATGGTCAGCTTCCAAATCATTGAAAGCCACGGCGGCCAGGTATCCATCTCAAGCGAGATAGGGCAAGGGACCACGATCGAAATTGTTTTGCCGGTATCGGTCAACGGCGGTAAGCCATAG
- a CDS encoding nucleotidyltransferase domain-containing protein has protein sequence MKTSYMEAAERFIALHFPACEAAILAGSVVQGGSTDTSDLDIVIIDESGPGPFRRTYKAFGWVIEAFVLTGETYRYFFDQAIESAIPSLLRMCAEGIVLRGHEAVCGLADEARRDLIAGPPAWTRQELDRARYEIGEALHDLLGTDHRGEGIFIAAKLAEGLAAFALRTGGQWLGDGKWMYRGLERFNPGLSKELLEALNAYYKLDRKEPLAVYSLSLLEPYGGILTEGYAEGEFEMIEEI, from the coding sequence ATGAAAACATCTTATATGGAAGCCGCAGAGCGGTTTATAGCATTGCATTTTCCGGCTTGCGAAGCAGCCATTCTGGCCGGAAGTGTCGTACAAGGCGGATCGACCGACACTTCGGACCTGGATATCGTCATTATTGACGAATCCGGTCCAGGCCCCTTTCGCAGGACGTACAAAGCATTCGGTTGGGTCATCGAGGCGTTCGTACTTACGGGAGAGACGTACCGTTATTTCTTTGATCAAGCCATTGAAAGCGCCATTCCATCTCTGCTCCGAATGTGCGCGGAAGGCATAGTGCTTCGCGGACACGAAGCCGTTTGCGGCTTGGCTGATGAGGCTAGGCGGGACTTAATAGCAGGTCCTCCCGCTTGGACGCGTCAGGAGCTGGACCGGGCGCGGTACGAAATTGGTGAAGCCCTGCACGATTTGCTAGGCACAGACCATCGCGGCGAAGGCATATTTATTGCAGCCAAGCTGGCCGAAGGCCTTGCCGCCTTCGCGCTGCGCACCGGAGGACAGTGGCTCGGCGACGGAAAATGGATGTACCGCGGCCTAGAGCGGTTTAACCCCGGATTAAGCAAGGAGTTGCTTGAAGCGCTCAACGCTTACTATAAGCTGGATCGCAAGGAGCCCCTTGCCGTTTATTCTCTTTCACTTCTGGAGCCTTACGGGGGGATCTTGACGGAAGGCTACGCCGAAGGGGAGTTTGAGATGATAGAGGAAATATAA
- a CDS encoding class I SAM-dependent methyltransferase encodes MQYLDMLTRLGAGSAHPGGFTATLEQLRRYPLPPGSRVLEVGCGTGRTSCHLAKQGHSVTGLDIRPEMLAKARIRAANEGLQLEFAEGSITALPFDDDTFDIVLAESVTNFADIPAAIKEYHRVLKPGGVLYDREVIVSGNIPADIYMKLTTFFSFGGLLTEEAWMDLLEARFKKSEVQDRSAFQEHLTEDQSIHPDLHQIIDQQAIFDASIWRTSLEHDELILNNRDYISYALFIASKSC; translated from the coding sequence GTGCAGTATTTGGATATGTTAACCCGCTTGGGTGCTGGAAGCGCACACCCGGGCGGATTCACAGCCACATTGGAACAGCTTCGCCGGTACCCGCTTCCTCCAGGAAGCCGGGTGCTCGAAGTCGGCTGCGGCACCGGCAGAACATCCTGTCACTTGGCTAAGCAGGGACATTCCGTCACAGGGCTGGACATTCGGCCCGAAATGCTGGCCAAGGCAAGGATCCGCGCCGCGAACGAAGGACTGCAGCTTGAGTTTGCGGAGGGCAGCATCACAGCTCTTCCCTTTGACGATGACACCTTTGATATTGTCCTTGCAGAATCCGTAACGAATTTTGCTGATATTCCCGCAGCGATAAAAGAATACCATCGCGTACTGAAACCCGGCGGCGTGCTTTATGACCGCGAAGTCATCGTATCCGGGAATATACCAGCCGATATTTACATGAAGCTGACCACATTTTTCAGTTTCGGCGGACTGCTTACGGAAGAGGCATGGATGGATTTGCTTGAAGCTCGTTTTAAAAAATCGGAGGTGCAAGACCGATCAGCATTCCAAGAGCATCTGACCGAAGACCAGTCAATCCATCCGGACCTTCATCAAATCATTGATCAGCAAGCCATCTTCGACGCTTCCATTTGGCGCACCTCTCTGGAGCATGATGAGTTGATCTTGAACAATCGGGACTATATCAGCTACGCGCTGTTTATCGCAAGCAAATCATGCTAA